One part of the Rutidosis leptorrhynchoides isolate AG116_Rl617_1_P2 chromosome 1, CSIRO_AGI_Rlap_v1, whole genome shotgun sequence genome encodes these proteins:
- the LOC139886671 gene encoding chromatin modification-related protein EAF1 B-like isoform X3 — protein MLVVNAELDSMGGVGISSTPSLLQSSDLEKTQAELRQTFTAAEKFKREIEFLQKGGDPLDLKPENVASISFQSTSLTDRHPEQLTTSEAKGSFAITASPHGDSVESSGRLGAPSLCEPNSADNLMLLKESGENSVLEMPKKSYKRRIRSRPNRDSSRHVSREFKGLTHDADNQDLNFLLYSNSNPKSANASVTLKKSTSHLGTELDGGPGQQSTLGPVHGPCAAVLDANALQENHLNLPVKSNGQEPKSALMEPKSLGGIAEGHLTDVKNPTNGFENAQDMKSLPDPNKVLDAESSCTQTSQRFGDCNGNALRTNGSVEQNLECANSGAKDSDKILNVDQVYNEGGSALKQEEGLKGPESTKEVGSDAYTDLKTETKPSIVVGPDHCNNRPQGSNETRFHESTLSGRHFADGTEQNECPQDNLKLANKEREDSILEEARIIEAKRKKMVEISVRTFSLERRLKSQWDFVLEEMSWLANDFAQERLWKVTAAAQVSRSVAYASRLRFQQQSSLQKHKEVSHTLAEAVMQFWDMIQAKYKGPESNCLKKDYGVGVEGYAARFLEYNNFQVHWNATQAPGPVDSVSDPCITDCSWEENLTEENLFYYVPPGAVEAYRKAIDSHLLQFERTGSSMQEEVDTSGYDAAADNAFFEDDEGEASAYYMPGVLEGINSTKAAQKRRKNFKIYGPRSYEMGGDASYMQSVERATGTQPSLLNGKRSGSSINVSIPTKRVRTAPRQRIISPFNAGSSGQIQAPNRTDASSGDNISYQDEQSSLHGVSQIQNHMEAESMGDYEKQLQFDSMEVSNRPKKKKKGSTFENRWQFDSNFQIEQKDHSRRRLDPHQFDSNGSSVASPMNNMSNQNKFMKLLVRDRIRKVKAPKQTPVGQLGSGSSWSLFEDQALVVLVHDMGPNWELISDAINSTLQFKCIFRKSKDCKERHKILMDRNTGDGADSADDSGSSQPYPSTLPGIPEGSARQLFQRLQGPMEEDTLKSHFEKIIVIGQKQHYRRMQNDNQDPKQLQQPHSSHAFALSQVCPNNLNNGGHVLTPLELCEAVASSPEVLSVGYQGPHPGGLPPLNHGPMPPVLPSSGSTSSAPSSSNSVHGTNLQSPSAPLNPSHRDGRYGIPRTGSSSTADDQQKIQRYNQMLSARNAQQPGLPRGPHSVTDQGGWMLPAGNGMGVIGGMNRNMKMPRPSSASMHSGPGQGNSMLRPRDPMHMIRPNHNVDQLVSQSGPTQGVPSFSGGPSSSFPNQIPQQPYARPISGQTSPRPHHFQGPTNHYAMRLAKERQLQQQRLLQQQQQQQQFSTSNPLMPHVQQPQESSLPISSPQNSTRSSTPPVPISSMGTPKHSASPHGVARNPQTSGNQIVKQPRPRPSNQFQQMPPQQRQQMPPQQQAKLMKTVRGNMMMNQNLPTDSSLPNGFSGGPSIPDKGLQSGHGNMSPSSPQAADKQSVHQSSLSQTPLQKTLSGQMQKPSHLADNKNNKNHALSVVTSSTSHQQHEPQVKHKISNKKQATTSKKLLVSQKVNTSDQSTSKQDESPMSLSNSSQPSKVVPMPHAPSDDENSTEIPDVPSAADSGNVGTQLSSPQTSRLGIEIEHSGPAMDQDTVHRQSSSDSLPKLTGHDTDVQWQQQQQQPPI, from the exons ATGCTTGTAGTCAATGCTGAGCTCGATTCCATGGGAGGAGTTGGAATATCATCAACACCATCTCTGCTGCAATCATCAGATCTTGAGAAAACTCAAGCAGAACTTAG GCAAACATTCACTGCTGCTGAGAAGTTTAAAAGAGAAATAGAATTTTTGCAAAAA GGTGGAGATCCATTAGACTTGAAACCTGAAAATGTAGCCTCAATTAGCTTCCAGTCCACATCACTGACAGACCGGCATCCTGAACAGTTGACAACAAG TGAAGCAAAAGGTAGTTTTGCAATTACTGCTTCACCCCATGGAGATTCAGTTGAGAGTAGTGGTAGATTAGGGGCTCCTTCATTATGTGAACCAAACAGTGCTGATAATCTCATGCTACTAAAAGAATCAGGCGAAAATTCTGTCCTTGAAATGCCCAAAAAGTCGTATAAACGTAGGATTCGATCTCGACCCAATCGTGATTCATCCCGCCATGTTTCGAGAGAGTTTAAAGGATTGACACATGATGCAGACAATCAAGATCTGAACTTTTTGTTATACTCCAATTCCAACCCTAAAAGTGCTAATGCTAGTGTCACTTTAAAAAAATCTACTAGCCATTTAGGAACTGAGTTAGATGGTGGGCCAGGTCAACAGTCAACCCTTGGGCCTGTTCATGGTCCGTGTGCTGCTGTTTTAGATGCTAATGCTTTACAAGAAAATCACCTTAATCTTCCTGTAAAATCCAATGGTCAGGAGCCTAAATCGGCTTTAATGGAGCCTAAATCGTTAGGGGGTATAGCGGAGGGACATTTAACAGATGTTAAAAATCCAACCAACGGGTTTGAAAATGCACAAGACATGAAAAGTTTACCTGATCCCAATAAGGTATTGGACGCTGAGTCATCATGTACGCAAACCAGTCAACGGTTTGGTGATTGTAATGGAAATGCTTTGCGTACTAATGGGTCAGTGGAACAAAATTTGGAGTGTGCTAATTCAGGTGCAAAAGATAGCGATAAGATATTGAATGTTGATCAGGTTTACAATGAAGGTGGGTCCGCTTTGAAGCAGGAGGAAGGTCTTAAAGGACCTGAATCTACAAAAGAAGTTGGCTCAGATGCATACACTGATTTAAAAACAGAAACAAAACCCAGCATTGTTGTTGGACCCGATCATTGCAATAACAGACCTCAGGGTTCAAATGAGACCCGTTTTCACGAGTCCACATTGTCTGGTAGACATTTTGCTGATGGTACAGAGCAGAATGAATGCCCTCAGGACAATTTGAAATTGGCAAACAAAGAGCGTGAAGATTCAATTTTAGAAGAGGCTCGAATCATAGAG GCGAAGCGTAAGAAGATGGTTGAAATATCTGTCAGAACGTTCTCTCTGGAAAGACGATTAAAATCTCAATGGGATTTTGTCCTTGAGGAAATGTCTTGGCTGGCTAATGATTTTGCACAG GAGCGCCTTTGGAAGGTTACTGCAGCTGCTCAAGTATCGCGAAGTGTTGCGTATGCTTCTCGGTTAAGATTTCAACAGCAAAGTTCACTACAGAAGCATAAAGAAGTGTCTCATACTTTGGCAGAAGCTGTCATGCAGTTCTGGGACATGATACAG GCCAAATACAAGGGACCAGAGTCAAACTGCCTTAAAAAGGATTATGGAGTTGGGGTTGAGGGTTATGCAGCAAGGTTTTTGGAGTATAACAACTTTCAAGTTCATTGGAACGCAACTCAAGCACCTGGTCCTGTTGATAGTGTATCTGATCCATGCATCACGGACTGTTCATGGGAGGAAAATTTGACAGAA GAGAACCTTTTCTACTATGTACCACCTGGTGCAGTCGAGGCCTATAGAAAGGCTATCGATTCTCACTTGCTACAGTTTGAG AGAACTGGAAGTAGCATGCAAGAGGAAGTGGATACTTCTGGCTATGATGCTGCTGCAG ATAATGCATTTTTTGAAGATGATGAGGGAGAAGCAAGCGCATATTATATGCCAGGTGTTTTGGAAGGTATCAATTCGACAAAAGCTGCTCAAAAAAGAAGGAAAAACTTCAAAATATATGGTCCAAGATCATATGAGATGGGAGGTGATGCATCATACATGCAATCTGTTGAAAGGGCTACAGGAACTCAACCTTCGTTGTTGAATGGAAAACGATCAGGCAGCAGTATAAATGTTTCAATTCCAACAAAACGTGTGCGTACTGCACCCAGACAGAGGATTATAAGTCCGTTCAATGCAGGATCTTCGGGTCAAATACAGGCACCAAACAGAACAGATGCTTCAAGTGGTGATAACATATCTTATCAGGATGAGCAAAGTAGTTTACATGGCGTGTCTCAAATACAGAACCATATGGAAGCTGAATCAATGGGTGACTATGAAAAACAGTTACAGTTTGATTCCATGGAAGTATCAAATAGacctaaaaagaaaaagaaa GGGTCCACTTTCGAGAACAGATGGCAATTTGATTCAAATTTTCAAATTGAGCAG AAGGATCACTCAAGACGGAGACTCGATCCACATCAATTCGACTCCAATGGAAGTAGTG TGGCTTCTCCTATGAATAATATGTCCAACCAAAATAAGTTCATGAAATTACTTGTGCGTGATCGCATTAGGAAGGTCAAAGCACCTAAG CAGACCCCTGTTGGGCAACTAGGTTCAGGAAGTTCTTGGTCGTTATTTGAAGACCAG GCCCTTGTCGTACTGGTACATGATATGGGTCCGAATTGGGAGCTTATAAGTGATGCCATTAACAGCACTTTGCAATTCAAG TGCATCTTCCGAAAATCCAAAGATTGCAAAGAACGGCACAAAATCTTAATGGATCGGAATACTGGTGATGGTGCTGACAGTGCTGATGATTCAGGGTCGTCTCAACCGTATCCATCTACTTTACCTGGCATTCCAGAG GGCAGTGCAAGGCAATTGTTTCAACGGTTGCAGGGACCAATGGAAGAGGATACACTCAAATCTCATTTTGAAAAAATTATTGTGATTGGACAGAAACAACATTACAGACGGATGCAG AATGATAATCAGGATCCAAAACAGTTGCAGCAGCCTCATAGTTCTCATGCATTTGCTCTTTCCCAAGTTTGCCCAAATAACCTTAATAATGGGGGCCATGTTCTTAC GCCTCTTGAACTATGTGAAGCAGTGGCATCCAGCCCTGAGGTTCTTTCTGTTGGCTATCAAGGTCCTCATCCTGGTGGCTTACCACCCCTAAACCATGGTCCTATGCCACCGGTGCTTCCCAGTTCTGGTTCAACCTCCTCAGCACCCAGTTCTTCCAATTCGGTTCATGGCACTAACCTTCAGTCTCCATCTGCACCACTTAATCCGTCTCATAG AGATGGAAGATATGGGATCCCGAGGACAGGGTCGTCATCAACAGCTGATGACCAACAAAAAATACAACGTTACAACCAAATGTTATCTGCAAGAAATGCTCAGCAGCCCGGTTTGCCACGTGGACCACATTCAGTAACTGATCAGGGTGGTTGGATGTTACCTGCTGGAAACGGTATGGGCGTTATCGGTGGGATGAACCGAAACATGAAGATGCCTAGACCAAGCTCTGCCAGTATGCACTCGGGGCCCGGTCAAGGAAACTCGATGCTGCGGCCACGCGATCCTATGCATATGATCAGG CCCAACCACAACGTCGACCAACTAGTCTCACAAAGTGGGCCTACTCAAGGTGTTCCTTCATTTTCTGGTGGACCAAGTTCATCGTTCCCTAATCAAATCCCCCAACAGCCGTACGCACGTCCAATTTCTGGCCAAACTTCACCACGTCCACATCATTTTCAGGGACCCACAAATCATTATGCAATGAGATTAGCTAAAGAGAGACAACTTCAGCAACAGCGGCTActgcaacaacagcagcagcagcagcaatttTCAACGTCCAATCCCTTGATGCCACATGTACAGCAACCACAAGAGTCATCACTTCCCATTTCGTCCCCACAAAATAGTACACGATCTTCTACTCCACCTGTGCCAATTTCATCTATGGGGACACCAAAACATTCTGCGTCACCTCATGGGGTTGCGAGGAACCCTCAAACGAGTGGCAACCAAATCGTAAAGCAGCCGAGACCACGTCCGTCAAATCAGTTTCAACAGATGCCACCTCAGCAACGGCAACAGATGCCACCTCAGCAGCAAGCTAAGCTTATGAAAACTGTTAGGGGAAATATGATGATGAATCAGAATCTTCCTACGGATTCGTCCCTACCGAATGGGTTTTCAGGGGGCCCATCTATCCCAGATAAAGGTCTGCAAAGTGGTCATGGAAACATGTCTCCTAGTTCACCTCAGGCTGCTGACAAGCAATCTGTACATCAATCTTCTTTATCTCAAACACCCCTGCAGAAGACGTTATCTGGTCAAATGCAAAAGCCTTCGCATTTGGCTGATAATAAGAACAATAAAAATCATGCTTTATCTGTAGTTACATCAAGTACCAGCCACCAACAACATGAACCGCAGGTGAAGCACAAGATATCGAATAAAAAACAAGCTACTACATCTAAAAAATTGTTGGTTAGTCAGAAAGTCAACACATCTGATCAGTCTACAAGCAAGCAAGATGAGTCACCCATGTCTCTTAGCAATTCCTCTCAGCCAAGTAAAGTTGTTCCGATGCCTCATGCACCTTCTGATGATGAAAATAGTACTGAAATACCTGATGTACCTTCGGCTGCTGATTCAGGTAATGTGGGAACACAGTTGAGTTCACCACAAACAAGCCGTTTAGGGATAGAGATTGAACATTCTGGACCAGCCATGGACCAAGATACGGTTCATAGGCAGTCTTCATCAGATAGCTTGCCTAAGCTTACCGGGCACGACACAGATGTACaatggcagcagcagcagcagcaacctcCTATATAA
- the LOC139886671 gene encoding chromatin modification-related protein EAF1 B-like isoform X4, with amino-acid sequence MLVVNAELDSMGGVGISSTPSLLQSSDLEKTQAELRQTFTAAEKFKREIEFLQKGGDPLDLKPENVASISFQSTSLTDRHPEQLTTSEAKGSFAITASPHGDSVESSGRLGAPSLCEPNSADNLMLLKESGENSVLEMPKKSYKRRIRSRPNRDSSRHVSREFKGLTHDADNQDLNFLLYSNSNPKSANASVTLKKSTSHLGTELDGGPGQQSTLGPVHGPCAAVLDANALQENHLNLPVKSNGQEPKSALMEPKSLGGIAEGHLTDVKNPTNGFENAQDMKSLPDPNKVLDAESSCTQTSQRFGDCNGNALRTNGSVEQNLECANSGAKDSDKILNVDQVYNEGGSALKQEEGLKGPESTKEVGSDAYTDLKTETKPSIVVGPDHCNNRPQGSNETRFHESTLSGRHFADGTEQNECPQDNLKLANKEREDSILEEARIIEAKRKKMVEISVRTFSLERRLKSQWDFVLEEMSWLANDFAQERLWKVTAAAQVSRSVAYASRLRFQQQSSLQKHKEVSHTLAEAVMQFWDMIQAKYKGPESNCLKKDYGVGVEGYAARFLEYNNFQVHWNATQAPGPVDSVSDPCITDCSWEENLTEENLFYYVPPGAVEAYRKAIDSHLLQFERTGSSMQEEVDTSGYDAAADNAFFEDDEGEASAYYMPGVLEGINSTKAAQKRRKNFKIYGPRSYEMGGDASYMQSVERATGTQPSLLNGKRSGSSINVSIPTKRVRTAPRQRIISPFNAGSSGQIQAPNRTDASSGDNISYQDEQSSLHGVSQIQNHMEAESMGDYEKQLQFDSMEVSNRPKKKKKGSTFENRWQFDSNFQIEQKDHSRRRLDPHQFDSNGSSVASPMNNMSNQNKFMKLLVRDRIRKVKAPKTPVGQLGSGSSWSLFEDQALVVLVHDMGPNWELISDAINSTLQFKCIFRKSKDCKERHKILMDRNTGDGADSADDSGSSQPYPSTLPGIPEGSARQLFQRLQGPMEEDTLKSHFEKIIVIGQKQHYRRMQNDNQDPKQLQQPHSSHAFALSQVCPNNLNNGGHVLTPLELCEAVASSPEVLSVGYQGPHPGGLPPLNHGPMPPVLPSSGSTSSAPSSSNSVHGTNLQSPSAPLNPSHRDGRYGIPRTGSSSTADDQQKIQRYNQMLSARNAQQPGLPRGPHSVTDQGGWMLPAGNGMGVIGGMNRNMKMPRPSSASMHSGPGQGNSMLRPRDPMHMIRPNHNVDQLVSQSGPTQGVPSFSGGPSSSFPNQIPQQPYARPISGQTSPRPHHFQGPTNHYAMRLAKERQLQQQRLLQQQQQQQQFSTSNPLMPHVQQPQESSLPISSPQNSTRSSTPPVPISSMGTPKHSASPHGVARNPQTSGNQIVKQPRPRPSNQFQQMPPQQRQQMPPQQQAKLMKTVRGNMMMNQNLPTDSSLPNGFSGGPSIPDKGLQSGHGNMSPSSPQAADKQSVHQSSLSQTPLQKTLSGQMQKPSHLADNKNNKNHALSVVTSSTSHQQHEPQVKHKISNKKQATTSKKLLVSQKVNTSDQSTSKQDESPMSLSNSSQPSKVVPMPHAPSDDENSTEIPDVPSAADSGNVGTQLSSPQTSRLGIEIEHSGPAMDQDTVHRQSSSDSLPKLTGHDTDVQWQQQQQQPPI; translated from the exons ATGCTTGTAGTCAATGCTGAGCTCGATTCCATGGGAGGAGTTGGAATATCATCAACACCATCTCTGCTGCAATCATCAGATCTTGAGAAAACTCAAGCAGAACTTAG GCAAACATTCACTGCTGCTGAGAAGTTTAAAAGAGAAATAGAATTTTTGCAAAAA GGTGGAGATCCATTAGACTTGAAACCTGAAAATGTAGCCTCAATTAGCTTCCAGTCCACATCACTGACAGACCGGCATCCTGAACAGTTGACAACAAG TGAAGCAAAAGGTAGTTTTGCAATTACTGCTTCACCCCATGGAGATTCAGTTGAGAGTAGTGGTAGATTAGGGGCTCCTTCATTATGTGAACCAAACAGTGCTGATAATCTCATGCTACTAAAAGAATCAGGCGAAAATTCTGTCCTTGAAATGCCCAAAAAGTCGTATAAACGTAGGATTCGATCTCGACCCAATCGTGATTCATCCCGCCATGTTTCGAGAGAGTTTAAAGGATTGACACATGATGCAGACAATCAAGATCTGAACTTTTTGTTATACTCCAATTCCAACCCTAAAAGTGCTAATGCTAGTGTCACTTTAAAAAAATCTACTAGCCATTTAGGAACTGAGTTAGATGGTGGGCCAGGTCAACAGTCAACCCTTGGGCCTGTTCATGGTCCGTGTGCTGCTGTTTTAGATGCTAATGCTTTACAAGAAAATCACCTTAATCTTCCTGTAAAATCCAATGGTCAGGAGCCTAAATCGGCTTTAATGGAGCCTAAATCGTTAGGGGGTATAGCGGAGGGACATTTAACAGATGTTAAAAATCCAACCAACGGGTTTGAAAATGCACAAGACATGAAAAGTTTACCTGATCCCAATAAGGTATTGGACGCTGAGTCATCATGTACGCAAACCAGTCAACGGTTTGGTGATTGTAATGGAAATGCTTTGCGTACTAATGGGTCAGTGGAACAAAATTTGGAGTGTGCTAATTCAGGTGCAAAAGATAGCGATAAGATATTGAATGTTGATCAGGTTTACAATGAAGGTGGGTCCGCTTTGAAGCAGGAGGAAGGTCTTAAAGGACCTGAATCTACAAAAGAAGTTGGCTCAGATGCATACACTGATTTAAAAACAGAAACAAAACCCAGCATTGTTGTTGGACCCGATCATTGCAATAACAGACCTCAGGGTTCAAATGAGACCCGTTTTCACGAGTCCACATTGTCTGGTAGACATTTTGCTGATGGTACAGAGCAGAATGAATGCCCTCAGGACAATTTGAAATTGGCAAACAAAGAGCGTGAAGATTCAATTTTAGAAGAGGCTCGAATCATAGAG GCGAAGCGTAAGAAGATGGTTGAAATATCTGTCAGAACGTTCTCTCTGGAAAGACGATTAAAATCTCAATGGGATTTTGTCCTTGAGGAAATGTCTTGGCTGGCTAATGATTTTGCACAG GAGCGCCTTTGGAAGGTTACTGCAGCTGCTCAAGTATCGCGAAGTGTTGCGTATGCTTCTCGGTTAAGATTTCAACAGCAAAGTTCACTACAGAAGCATAAAGAAGTGTCTCATACTTTGGCAGAAGCTGTCATGCAGTTCTGGGACATGATACAG GCCAAATACAAGGGACCAGAGTCAAACTGCCTTAAAAAGGATTATGGAGTTGGGGTTGAGGGTTATGCAGCAAGGTTTTTGGAGTATAACAACTTTCAAGTTCATTGGAACGCAACTCAAGCACCTGGTCCTGTTGATAGTGTATCTGATCCATGCATCACGGACTGTTCATGGGAGGAAAATTTGACAGAA GAGAACCTTTTCTACTATGTACCACCTGGTGCAGTCGAGGCCTATAGAAAGGCTATCGATTCTCACTTGCTACAGTTTGAG AGAACTGGAAGTAGCATGCAAGAGGAAGTGGATACTTCTGGCTATGATGCTGCTGCAG ATAATGCATTTTTTGAAGATGATGAGGGAGAAGCAAGCGCATATTATATGCCAGGTGTTTTGGAAGGTATCAATTCGACAAAAGCTGCTCAAAAAAGAAGGAAAAACTTCAAAATATATGGTCCAAGATCATATGAGATGGGAGGTGATGCATCATACATGCAATCTGTTGAAAGGGCTACAGGAACTCAACCTTCGTTGTTGAATGGAAAACGATCAGGCAGCAGTATAAATGTTTCAATTCCAACAAAACGTGTGCGTACTGCACCCAGACAGAGGATTATAAGTCCGTTCAATGCAGGATCTTCGGGTCAAATACAGGCACCAAACAGAACAGATGCTTCAAGTGGTGATAACATATCTTATCAGGATGAGCAAAGTAGTTTACATGGCGTGTCTCAAATACAGAACCATATGGAAGCTGAATCAATGGGTGACTATGAAAAACAGTTACAGTTTGATTCCATGGAAGTATCAAATAGacctaaaaagaaaaagaaa GGGTCCACTTTCGAGAACAGATGGCAATTTGATTCAAATTTTCAAATTGAGCAG AAGGATCACTCAAGACGGAGACTCGATCCACATCAATTCGACTCCAATGGAAGTAGTG TGGCTTCTCCTATGAATAATATGTCCAACCAAAATAAGTTCATGAAATTACTTGTGCGTGATCGCATTAGGAAGGTCAAAGCACCTAAG ACCCCTGTTGGGCAACTAGGTTCAGGAAGTTCTTGGTCGTTATTTGAAGACCAG GCCCTTGTCGTACTGGTACATGATATGGGTCCGAATTGGGAGCTTATAAGTGATGCCATTAACAGCACTTTGCAATTCAAG TGCATCTTCCGAAAATCCAAAGATTGCAAAGAACGGCACAAAATCTTAATGGATCGGAATACTGGTGATGGTGCTGACAGTGCTGATGATTCAGGGTCGTCTCAACCGTATCCATCTACTTTACCTGGCATTCCAGAG GGCAGTGCAAGGCAATTGTTTCAACGGTTGCAGGGACCAATGGAAGAGGATACACTCAAATCTCATTTTGAAAAAATTATTGTGATTGGACAGAAACAACATTACAGACGGATGCAG AATGATAATCAGGATCCAAAACAGTTGCAGCAGCCTCATAGTTCTCATGCATTTGCTCTTTCCCAAGTTTGCCCAAATAACCTTAATAATGGGGGCCATGTTCTTAC GCCTCTTGAACTATGTGAAGCAGTGGCATCCAGCCCTGAGGTTCTTTCTGTTGGCTATCAAGGTCCTCATCCTGGTGGCTTACCACCCCTAAACCATGGTCCTATGCCACCGGTGCTTCCCAGTTCTGGTTCAACCTCCTCAGCACCCAGTTCTTCCAATTCGGTTCATGGCACTAACCTTCAGTCTCCATCTGCACCACTTAATCCGTCTCATAG AGATGGAAGATATGGGATCCCGAGGACAGGGTCGTCATCAACAGCTGATGACCAACAAAAAATACAACGTTACAACCAAATGTTATCTGCAAGAAATGCTCAGCAGCCCGGTTTGCCACGTGGACCACATTCAGTAACTGATCAGGGTGGTTGGATGTTACCTGCTGGAAACGGTATGGGCGTTATCGGTGGGATGAACCGAAACATGAAGATGCCTAGACCAAGCTCTGCCAGTATGCACTCGGGGCCCGGTCAAGGAAACTCGATGCTGCGGCCACGCGATCCTATGCATATGATCAGG CCCAACCACAACGTCGACCAACTAGTCTCACAAAGTGGGCCTACTCAAGGTGTTCCTTCATTTTCTGGTGGACCAAGTTCATCGTTCCCTAATCAAATCCCCCAACAGCCGTACGCACGTCCAATTTCTGGCCAAACTTCACCACGTCCACATCATTTTCAGGGACCCACAAATCATTATGCAATGAGATTAGCTAAAGAGAGACAACTTCAGCAACAGCGGCTActgcaacaacagcagcagcagcagcaatttTCAACGTCCAATCCCTTGATGCCACATGTACAGCAACCACAAGAGTCATCACTTCCCATTTCGTCCCCACAAAATAGTACACGATCTTCTACTCCACCTGTGCCAATTTCATCTATGGGGACACCAAAACATTCTGCGTCACCTCATGGGGTTGCGAGGAACCCTCAAACGAGTGGCAACCAAATCGTAAAGCAGCCGAGACCACGTCCGTCAAATCAGTTTCAACAGATGCCACCTCAGCAACGGCAACAGATGCCACCTCAGCAGCAAGCTAAGCTTATGAAAACTGTTAGGGGAAATATGATGATGAATCAGAATCTTCCTACGGATTCGTCCCTACCGAATGGGTTTTCAGGGGGCCCATCTATCCCAGATAAAGGTCTGCAAAGTGGTCATGGAAACATGTCTCCTAGTTCACCTCAGGCTGCTGACAAGCAATCTGTACATCAATCTTCTTTATCTCAAACACCCCTGCAGAAGACGTTATCTGGTCAAATGCAAAAGCCTTCGCATTTGGCTGATAATAAGAACAATAAAAATCATGCTTTATCTGTAGTTACATCAAGTACCAGCCACCAACAACATGAACCGCAGGTGAAGCACAAGATATCGAATAAAAAACAAGCTACTACATCTAAAAAATTGTTGGTTAGTCAGAAAGTCAACACATCTGATCAGTCTACAAGCAAGCAAGATGAGTCACCCATGTCTCTTAGCAATTCCTCTCAGCCAAGTAAAGTTGTTCCGATGCCTCATGCACCTTCTGATGATGAAAATAGTACTGAAATACCTGATGTACCTTCGGCTGCTGATTCAGGTAATGTGGGAACACAGTTGAGTTCACCACAAACAAGCCGTTTAGGGATAGAGATTGAACATTCTGGACCAGCCATGGACCAAGATACGGTTCATAGGCAGTCTTCATCAGATAGCTTGCCTAAGCTTACCGGGCACGACACAGATGTACaatggcagcagcagcagcagcaacctcCTATATAA